ATAATAAATCTTCTAATGAAGAGGTAACATTAGCACCTATCTATCCTAAAAGTAGTATTGGTAAGCCAGAGGTTTCTATGGAGCAGATTCAGCAAATGGCAGAAGCTAAACCTGTTGCGGAAGTAACCGAAGCACAAACACCTGAAGAGAACCCGGTGGAATGGCTCGTTCTAGATGGAAAAAATAGCACCCGATTAGATTATGAAATGAAATTTTTTAATGGAAAGAATGAAGTGATTTTTGAAGATTCTTCTGCTTATACATTGTCATTTTTGAAAGAATCAAATGTGAATTTGATTAAAGTGAAATCAGCTGGTTTTTTTCCTAAAGAGCTCACATTGAAAGATATAAACCCATTGGATAAAACGGTGGTTTTGATGACCAAGCTTGAGTCTGGAAGTGTACTTCTTCTAGAAAACGTCAATTTTAAGAGAGGCACTGCAGAGTTAGAAGGTGAAGAAACTGAAGCTGTGCTTTCAGAACTAGCTGAATTTTTATCTGAAAACTCCAGTGTTAAACTCCGGATTAATGGACATACAGATGGAGGAGGGGATCCAAGTTTGAATAAAGGCTTATCTCTGGATAGGGCCAGAAGTGTCAGAGATTATTTGGTTGATCATGGGGTTACATTCGAAAATCTAAGAATTGCAGGTTGGGGTGGAACTCGACCTATAGCTTCCAATGCAACAGAATCAGGAAGGTCAAAAAATAGAAGGGTAGAATTAGAAGTAATTCAATAAGAACCTATAAATGCAAAAAATAAAGGCTTTGAGTTAATCAAAGCCTTTATTTTTTTATAAGCTATAATCTCCTTGATATTGCCTTTTGACAAATTGATTAGCAGGTTCGAAATTGGTTATTTTCATATTTTCACCATCCCAAAGCAGTTTAATACCTCTTCCAGGATAATCAAATTGATTCTGATTTTCTTTTCTTGGAGCTCTATAATCGTAGCTTCTTATGGCAAGGTTACCCATTAAAACAGATTCTGTTAAAGGTCCAGCTACTGAAAAAGGAGAACTTAGTAAATCAAATTCTTTTGATCCATAACCTCCTATGCAAGCCTCAACCCAGTTAGCATAGTGTCCTTGATCACCTTTAGGAACTCTGTATAATGTTTCAGGAACATTGATATCCTTGGTTTTGCTGGTAGGAAGTAATTGTGGGTTAATTCCATAAGTGGAACACATCATTTTCCCCTTAGTGCCTTCGATGATTACACCATTTCCACCATCACCCATTTGTTCATTTGCCTCTAATTCCTCTGGTCTAGTGGGTTGAATACCACCATCCATCCAATGAAACTCAAGGTCTTCTTTACCTGGTCTATCAAATCGAAGCGTTATGTGAGAAGAAGGAGGGCAACTTTCAGGAAAGTATCCCTGCTGAAACTCGCCTACATAAACAGAACCTACTGAGCATTCTGCAGATTTTGGATACCCTAAGCCCAAAACTCTAAAGGGGGGCTCCATTATATGACAGGCCATATCTCCTAAAGCACCGGTTCCATAATCCCACCAGCCTCTCCAGTTGAAAGGAACTAGGTTTTCTACATAGTCTTTATAGGGTGCTGTACCTAGCCAAAGGTCCCAGTCTAAATCTTTTGGAGGTGTTTGTCCTTTCTCTGGCCAAGGAATTCCCTGAGGCCAAACAGGTCTGTTGGTCCAGGAGTAAACTTTTGTGGCCTCTCCAATCAAGCCTGCATCATACCATTCCACCATTTTTCTCACTCCATCTCCGGAGGAACCTTGGTTTCCCATTTGGGTTACCACCTTATATTTACTGGCTGCCTCCGTAAGCATTCTTGCTTCATATATGTCATGGGCCATGGGTTTTTGAACATACACATGTTTTCCCATTTTCATTGCCATCATAGCAATTACCGCGTGCATATGATCAGGAGTGGAAACAGAAACTGCATCAATATTATTCTCCTCATTTTCCAGCATTACTCTAAAGTCTTTGTAATACTTTGCTTTAGGATGAGCTTCAACACTTTGTTTAGCTCTGCTGTCATCTACATCACAAAGAGCAATCATGTCCACTTTTCCAGTGCCATAAATTCCTCTTACATCTCCTCCTCCCATACCTCCAACACCCACACTGGCGACTCTCAGTTTATCACTAGGGGCGATAAAACCCGGGCCTCCTAATACATGTCTTGGTACTATATAAAATCCTGCCAAAGCAGTGGCAGATGTTTTCATGAAATCTCTCCTGGAATTACTAGAGTTTTTGTCCTTTTTGCTCATGGAATGATGTAGGTTATTGTAATTGAAGTCTTAAAATATAAAAAACACTTTAAAAAGTAGTCCCAAGTTTTTTAAATACCCCAATTATTGTTTTAACTGATATGATGGGCCCTGATTTCAAGCGTTTTTGACCCAATGTTTTTCTGCCATTAAATTATAAAATCGTTTTATCAATTCAAGATATTTAAAAAATTACAGTAAGTTTATCCAAAATATTAATGTATGAGAAAACCAGTTTTAGGCCTTGTTACCCTTATATCGGCCGTTTTATTTAGTTGTCAAAAACCCTTGTCTGAACTTGAAAGCGCGGCGATTATACCTCTGCCCAGTAGTATAGTAGCAGGGCATGGATCTTTTGAATTAAATTCAGGTTCAGCTATTCAAATCATTGGTAACTCGGAGGGTCTGCAAGGTTTGGGAGAAGTTTTAGCCTCTCGGTTAAAACCAGCTACAGGATTTGATCTTCCAGTTAATGCAGATGGTGGGGATATTCAGCTAGAACTTTTAGGAGGAGAAGAATCAGAAGCATACACTTTAGTAGTAGAGGAAGACCTGATTAAGATTACTGCGAATTCAGAAGCAGGACTTTTCTATGGAATACAGACCTTGGTTCAGTTGTTTCCTGTTGCTATAGAAAATAACTCGATAACTGAGGCAAGCTGGACAGTTCCAGCAGGTAAAATTGTCGATCAGCCAGAGTATGGCTACCGAGGGTCTATGCTGGACGTGGCCAGACATTTCTTCACGGTAGATGATGTGAAGTATTACATCGACGAAATGGCAAAATTGAAGTTAAACAGTCTTCATTTGCATTTAACAGATGATCAAGGATGGAGAATTGAAATCAAATCTTGGCCAAACCTGACCACAATTGGTGGGAAATCTGAAGTTGGTGGTGGAGATGGAGGTTTTTACACTCAAGAAGACTACAAAGAAATTATTGCCTATGCAGCAAAGAATTACATTACAGTAATTCCTGAAATCGATATGCCAGGACATACAAATGCTGCCTTGGCCTCTTATGGAGAGTTGAATCCAGGTGTAAACCTTCCAGATGGAGATTTTAGTACTATGAATGAAGGTGAAATCGACTTTGATATTTTAGATGGTGATCCAAAAGCTGCTGAAATTTATACTGGTATTGAAGTTGGATTCAGTACACTAGCAACAAATAAGGAAATCACTTATCAGTTTGTAGAAGATGTAATAAGAGAAATTTCTGAGATGACACCTGGCCCTTATTTTCATATTGGTGGAGACGAGTCTCATGTAACAGAGAAAGACGATTACATTGAATTTGTAGAGCGAGTGCAGAAAATCACAGCTAAATATGGAAAGACAAGTATAGGTTGGGATGAGATTGCGACGACGGAGCTATTGAAGGGAAATGTTGCTCAATTTTGGGCTTTAGCAGAAAATGCGAAGTTGGCAATCGAGCAAGGAAATCAAGTATTGATGTCACCAGCCAAAAAGGCTTATTTGGATATGCAATACGATTCAACTTCAAGACTTGGCTTACATTGGGCTGCCTATATAGAATTGGATTCGGCCTATATATGGGATCCGGAAAATTACGATCCAGGAATAAAGAAACAGGATATTTTTGGGATTGAAGCGCCGCTTTGGACAGAGACCATAGAAACAAGAGAAGACCTTAACTACATGGTTTTTCCAAGGATTGCAGCAATTGCTGAAATAGCCTGGACACCAAGTGAAAAAAGAGAATGGTCTGATTTTCAAAAAAGAATTGCTGTTCAGGGGAAAAGGTGGGATATCAATGGAATTGGATTATACAAATCTCCCAAAGTGGAATGGTAAATTGATATAAGTTAAAAACCCGAGTACTTTCATTTACTCGGGTTTTTTGTTTGCATTCTGTATAAAAACTTTTGTTTTTGGATCAAATAGCTCCTAATATGGATGTTTAATTGAATATTCAATTCTAATACAAACCTTAATACTAGCTTAATAAACCTATGGGTGATCTTATTATTTCTTTCAGCAACTGGATTTGGGGCACTCCCATGTTGATCATGTTGATGGGGGGTGGTTTAATACTTTTTTTTCATTCAGGTTTATTGCCATTTAGAAAAATTGGTCACTCTATACGCCTGTTAAGTGGGAAATATGACGATGATTTAGCACCAGGTCAAATTACTTCATTTCAAGCTTTATCCTCTGCAATTGCAGCAACCGTTGGACTAGGTAACATCAGTGGAGTTGCTATAGCCATTAATATGGGAGGTCCAGGAGCAATTTTTTGGATGTGGGTTTCAGCTTTCGTGGGCATGGCCACAAAGTACTACACCTGTACTTTGGCTATTATGTTTCGAGGAAAAGATTCTTCGGGAGAAATTCAAGGTGGGCCTATGTATGTCATTCAGGAAGGAATGGGTAAGAAATGGAAATTCTTATCTGTGATTTTCTGTACAGCAGGTATTTTAGGTCTTTTGGCTATTTTCCAGGCAAATCAATTAACAGCCGTCATCAGAGCTGTTTTACTTATTCCAGCTGGATTGGATGGGGGAGAAACTTCTCGATTCGTTTTAGCAGGAGTAGACCTAGGCCAATCAACTCGATGGATTCTTGGGGTATCTATGATGGTTTTAGTGGCAATTGTGATCCTTGGAGGAATTAAAAGAATTGCTTCCGTGGCATCTAAAATGGTTCCTTTCATGGTGGCTCTTTATTTCATCACAGTGATCATGATTGTGTTTAAGTATATTGGTGATGTTCCTGAAATGCTTTGGTTTATTGTGGAAGATGCTTTTACAGGAAAAGCCATAGCTGGTGGAGCTGTGGGTGCTGTAATTGTAACAGGTGCTCGTAGAGCTGCTTTTTCTAACGAAGCAGGAATTGGAACAGCCCCTATGGTACATGGAGCTTCAAAAAACAATGAACCCGTTAGAGAAGGTCTTATTGCTATGCTCGGCCCCTTTATTGATACCATTGTAGTTTGTACGCTTACTGCCTTGGTAATTATGTTGACTGGGGTTTGGCAAACAACTGAACATGATGGAGTTAGATTGACACTCAATGCTTTTGAAATGGCGCTTCCTGGTTTTGGGAAATATCTTTTGATGGTAGCAGTACTGGTTTTTGCTTTATCTACAATGTTTACTTATTCCTATTACGGGCATAAATGTTTCAATTACTTATTTGGAGCCAGTAAAGCTGATTATTACAATTATTTTTATCTGGCAACCATCGTATTGGGTGCAGTAGCCTCATTGGAGGTTGTGATAAGCTTGGTAGATGGAATGTATGCGATTATGGCTATTCCTACGATGATTTCGACATTGTATCTAGCACCGAAGGTAAAAGCAGCCTCCGTGGATTATTTCAAAAGAATGAAAAATGTGTAAGTGAAAATACTTGTTGCTCCCAATGCTTTCAAAGGAACACTATCAGCTTTTGAAGCTGGGAGGATCATTTGTGATCAACTGAAAATCAAATACCCTGAAGCAATTATACAATTGACTCCGATTGCTGATGGTGGAGATGGTACATGTCAGCTTCTTTCTGAATCTTTAGGTTTAAAGCCTTCTCATCGATGGAGTTTAGGCCCATTAGGCAGGCCGGCCAAAGGTGTATTTTTCTTAAAAGATGAATCTGCCTATTTAGATGTTTCTAAAGTTTCAGGTTTAGGTCTTCTCGCTTCTAATGAGTTGGATGTAAAAACTGCTTCTACATTTGGTACTGGCTTATTGATAAGGGAGGCTGTTAAAGCAGGAGCAAAAGAGATAGTTTTGGGGTTAGGAGGGAGCGCAACAGTTGATCTGGGGATTGGGATTTTGCAAGCATTAGGAATCCAGTTTTTGGATCAAAATGGCCGGGAGGTAATTCCATTTAGTCCTGATTTTTTAAAACGGGTTATGCATGTTCAGAGATCCCCAACCCTACCTAAAATTGAATTTACCTTATTATGTGACGTAAAGAACTCCTTTTTAGGCTCAGAAGGAGCAATACCTGTGTATGGTCCTCAAAAAGGCTTGGCTAATGAGGATTTAGCTAGTTATGAAGCCCAATGTACTAGACTTTTGAAGTTGATGTATAAAAAAACTAACAGGGATTTTATTGATAAAAGCGGGTTTGGAGCTGCAGGAGGTATTGCAGCTGGATTATCTGCCTTTTTTGATGTGAAAATAGCTTTTGGTGCTTCCTATATTTTTAATGCGCTTAGCATAGATAAGGATATTAAAGATGCTGATTTAATTATTACGGGTGAAGGAAGGTATGATTCCCAGTCAAGGTCTGGAAAAGCATGTTACGAATTGCTTCAATTGGCAAAGAAGTATCAAAAAGAGATTTACTTAATTACTTCTGGTGATGAAGGATTTGATGAGGGCTTTTCAAAAGTTCTCCAATTACCTGATTTGGATTTTAATAGTCCTGATTTCAAGAAAAAAGCAGCTAGGAACTTAGAAGCTGTTTGTTCTAAACAATGGTTTTCCTAATAGTAGAAACAAAAAAAGAGGCATAAGCCTCTTTTAAATTTCATAGTATAGTTTGAGTTTACTTCTTCTTAGAAAAAGTGCTTCTCACATCTATGGCAGATATTCCTGCTCCTAATCCGATAAGGACACAAACGATGATTAGAAATGTCTGCGCACCAGAAGCGATTGGAGAAGAAAAAACATCAAGTAGTATCATAGTATCTGTTTCGTTGAACTTAACAGTTGCGAAGATAATTTCATTGATTGAAATTACCAAAGACTAGTAGTTTTAAAGTGCTTTAACTTTAAACTAAATCATCATCTAGATCTTCGAAATCATCATCGAAGTCCTCCTCATCATCATCGAAGTCGACAATGTTGTCATCTAGGAATTCGTTTTCTTCATCCAAGTCATATTCATCCTCGAATTCATTTTCAAATTCATCAGTATCATCAAAGTCATCAAATTCTTCGAAATCGTCATCTAAATCCTCCATGGCTGTGTTTTTAAAGGGTTTTAAATAAATAAACGGTGCGAATTAAAATAAAATTTTAATCTGTGATATCAGCTTGAGCTTTTTTTTTTTGAAAATTTTAGATTTAACAATTCTCTAAGTTTGAAAATCGCCAAAAGGAACCTTTCTTGGTCTAATTTACTGATTTCCAGTTGAAAATGCCAAGCTGTTTTTAGGTCAAAAAAAGAAGAGGGGAATGGAATTAATGAAGATCAAAAAGTGAAATGGTAGGTTGTCAATTAAATATCGACTTAATACATTTCTTAATAAGAGGTTTTGATAAGTAGTCTTTAACGAATTGGTATTCGCTTGCTTTGTTAATATCTCTTTCGTCCACAGAACTACTTAGGATATAAATTTTTGCATTATTCTTAGCAATATCAAAAGTGTCTAGAAAATCCCAACCTGTCATTTCTGGCATATTCAAATCCAGAAACAAGTAATTTGGTTTGATTTCGTAGATCTCCCTTAACGCTTCTTTAGCGCTCTGATATTTAAAAAACTGACAGGGTTCTGTCACATTTTTTGAAATCAGTTTTTCAGTCACAAAAGTGCTGATCGGATCATCATCTATGAGTACTATGGTTAACATCAAAATGCAAAAATTTGCAACTGAACTACATTAAAGATATTACAAAAGTAACATCATGGGGCTAAAACACAAATATTTTGCCAATTTAATTCTATGATCCTAATGATATATTTGTACGGTAGAAAGATAGATTTGAATGGTAACCGATGTTTGGTTGAATGAAAAAATAAGATCTAAAAGATTTTCCTTTAATTAAGCCCTTGAGAGGTGTTTAATAGTTCTATCGACGAACCGATTGAGTTTCTGTACTCATATCAAAAATGAATTTTTCCATGATTTTGTCTACTGATTTAATCACTTTTTTCTCTTTTGATTTTTTGCTACTTACCTCTGTAACACCTGTCAATGTCATGATGAATTTGTCTTGACTAGGTTCAATAAAATCTACAATAACCTGTAATAGCTCATAATTCGTTGTTTTGGGTCCGTAATCATTTCTAAAGTTTGAATAGGCCCATGGATCCCAAACTCTGTATCCCCAATAAGGTGAGGAAGGGTAATTAGTTGTAGTTCGCTCTCTTGGCTCTTCATTGGAAGTATAGCGAATTACCAGATCTGGATTCTCTTTGTCATAGGTTAATCCCTCTGCCTCCAGTAGTTCTTGGATCCGTATTTGAACTTTTTTATCTATAAACTGTGCTTTAAATCCTCTCATTCCTACTTCCTGATTGACTAATACAAATGATTGATAGCGTTTCTGAATAGGCGTTTCTGTATTTTCTTTAAAGATTTCTATAGAACTACAACTAGAAAATATCAATAGAAACAATAAGAGAAGGGAACTATACTTTTTTGAAATCATAAATACTCCTTAATATTTAATTTTTTTTACGTACCTGAGTGGCGAATGTTGGATTTAATGAATCTGGTCTTTCTATTGAAGTAAATTTCTGAAATCTTCTTCATACCTGAATTTACTTACTAATTTTGTAAAAAATTAAACGATGGAAAAACCTGATTTCGACGATATTTTTATGGAGTTGGCAGTAAACCTTGCCAAACGCTCACATTGTATAAAAAAGCATGTTGGGGCGGTTCTAACTAAAGAAACTAGGATCATTTCAATTGGCTACAACGGGCCTCCAGCGGGAACGCATAATTGCGATGATGAATTTCCTGAAAATGGATGTGCCAGAGATAGTAAGGGGTCTTGCTCCCTTGCATTACACGCAGAGCAAAATGCTATTTTATACGCAGTTAAAAACAATACTTCTGTAGAGGGTTCAACTTTATATGTTACCCTTGCACCATGCCTTGCCTGTGCTCGTATCATTTTCTCAATGGGGATCTCTAAGGTAGTTTACCTTTTTTCCTATGCAGAATATAAAGGGATAGGCACAGATGAAGGGGTAGATTTTTTAAGAAAATTTGGAATCAAAGTGGACCGATACACGAAAGAGATTTTGGTCCATGATGAATTAATTTAAATAAAATTTACTTCCGGGTTTAGTTGGATATTGAATTGATCGAAAACAGATTTTTGGATCTTTTCGGATAGTTCCTTAATGTCCATTCCATCTCCATCTCCATAGTTAACCAATACAAGGGATTGGTTTTTATGAACTCCAATTTCTCCAAAGGTTTTTCCTTTCCATCCTGCTTGTTCTATCAGCCATGCTGCGGGGACTTTTACTCCTTCCTTCAAAGGATAACCGGGGATATTGGGATAGTCTTGTTTTAGTTTTTCCCAGTCACTTGTTAGAATGGTCGGATTTTTAAAAAATGAACCAGCATTTCCTATTTCTTTTGGATCTGGAAGTTTAGACTGGCGAATTTTTATGACTGCATCACTCACTGCTTTTATACTCAGTTCATTTGATCCACTTTCTTTCAATGTATCTTTAATTGCTCCATACTCGAGCTTGAAATCAGGTTTCTTTTTGAGTTTGTATGTTACAGAAGTAATGATGTATTGGCCTTTTAATTCATGCTTAAAAACACTTTCCCTGTAACCAAATTGACAGGCTTTTTGGTCAAAAATTTCAAATTCCAGATTAGACCTGTTGAAAGCAGTTAGGCTTTCAAATACATCTTTTATTTCCACTCCATAAGCTCCGATATTTTGCATGGGCGATGCACCTACAGTTCCAGGTATCAAAGACAAATTTTCAACGCCTGCCCAATTCCTTGATATACAATATTTGACAAACTCATGCCAGTTTTCTCCTGATCCTACTTTGACCCAAACATGATCATTGTCCTCTTTAATCAGCTCTATACCGTCAATCTCGTTTTTTATCACAAGCTTATTGATATCCTGCGTGAGCAAAATATTACTTCCTCCTCCAAGTATAAAAATGTCTAAACCTCTGTGGCTTGCCCAGATTAATGCTTCGATTAAATCCTTTTCGGAACCAGCACTTGTAAAAAATCTTGCTTTTTTATCTAGGCCAAAAGTATTGAATGGCTTAAGGGAAATGTTTTCTTGTATATTCATGAACCAATTCTTGTCTTGCGAAATAAACAAGATTTCTGCTAATAAGAAATGGATTTTACATTACATTCCCCATTTCATGAAAGAATTAATAATAAACGGTATCAGAGTTCGCCCAGGTCAAAAGCTAAATATAGAATTAGCTATAGCCAAACTTCCTACTCATACCTTAATCGATCTCCCAATTTTTATTCGTTCTTCCAAAGAACCCGGTCCTGTGGTTTTGATTTCAGGAGGTGTTCATGGTGATGAGATCAACGGTATTGCCACTGCAAAGAAAGTGCTAGAAGAAATTGATGAGTCGCTGGAGCTTTTGAAAGGAACACTAATCATCATACCGCTGGTGAATATTTACGGTTTCTTATCAAATAGTCGAACTTTTCCTGATGGGAGAGATTTAAATAGAAGTTTTCCCGGAAGCAAAAAAGGTTCTCTGGCTTCGCAGATTGCCTATATTCTGAGTAATGAAATTATTCCTTTGATAGATTTTGGGGTGGATTTCCACACAGGTGGCCGCATGCTAACCAATTACCCCCAATTGAGAGTTGATTTTACTGATAAATTAGCCCTTGAGCTAGCCAGTAATTTTGCTCCTCATTTTATTGTCAATTCCAAATACATAGAAAAGTCATTCAGAAAAGCAGCTTTTAGATCTAAAAAGCGAATTTTGGTTTATGAAGGAGGGGAATCAATGCGTCTTGACGATTTTTCAATTGATGAAGGTGTAGCGGGGACAAAAAGGTTTTTAGCTAGTTTGGGGATGCTGAAATCAGAATACGCCTTACAAAAGCCTATCTATATCAAACAAAGCGATTGGATAAGAGCGAAAGCATCTGGGATCTTTAATTCAAACATTAAACTCGGTGAAGAGGTAAAAAAAGGGCAGGTGTTGGCAAAAATAACAGACCCCTATGGACAGGTAAAAATACCTGTTAAAGCTAATTCAAATGGCTATGTGATCGGAATAAATAACCTTCCTGTAATCAATGTGGGTGAAGCTTTGATCCATATCGGGAAAGAATAAAAAAAGCGCCAAATTTTTCTTTGGCGCCTTACTTTGGTTTTAGCTGAAATATTGTTTTAACCCTTCTAATTTCTGGGTCAATTCTTTTTCACAACTCCTGTATTCTTTTCCATTATCCAATGGTTGATTGACGGAAAAGTAATACTTGATTTTTGGTTCGGTTCCAGATGGCCGAGCTGAAATCTTACTTCCATCAGCTAAGTAAAATTGCATAACATTGGACTTGTCCATGTCTAACTTTTCTACCTTACCTGTAGCAACTTCGGTTATAGTGCTGGCTTTTACATCAACGATTTTTTCCACCTTTTGTCCATTCATTTCTTTTGGTGGGTTATCGCGGAAGTTTGTCATCAAAGCCTGAATTTGCTCAGCCCCATCTTTTCCTTTTTTGGTCACTGAAATTAAATTCTCCTTGTAGAAGCCAAATTTCTCATAAATCTCTGCCAAAACATCAAAGACTGTTTTTCCTTGAGACTTGTAGTATGCGATTACTTCCGCCACCATGGCACAAGCACTAACACCATCCTTATCTCTCACAAAATCACCTACTAGGTATCCATAGGACTCTTCTCCACCACCGACAAACTTCTCTTTGCCTTCAAGTTCAAGGATGATAGCTGCGATATTTTTAAATCCTGTCAATACAGAAAAACACTTTACACCAAATCCTTCACATATTCTGTCAATCAATTCTGTGGTTACAATGGTGTTAACCATAAACTGTTTTCCATCCAATTTCCCAGCTTCCTTCCATCTACTCAGTAAATAATAGGTTAGGAGGGACCCTGTTTGATTTCCATTTAACAATTCAAACTCTCCACTTTCGTTTGGAACTGCGGCTGCATAACGATCTCCATCTGGGTCACAGGCTAATATTAATTCAGCTCCAACTTCTTTACCTAATTTTACTGAAAGTGTTAAGGCTTCAGCCTCTTCAGGATTTGGATAAACTACTGTTGGGAAAGTTCCATCAGGCTCTGCTTGTTCTTTAACTACATGGATATTATCAAATCCAAATGCTTTGATCGCGGCAGGGACCATTTTTCCAGAGGCACCATGAATTGGAGAAAAAACGATAGGCATGGATTTTTGCTTCTGAATTTCTTCAGGAGCTAGACTTAAACCTTTGACTAGGTCTAAATAAATGGCGTCAAAATCCTCTTCTATATAGCTGAACAATTCATCTTTCTTATTCCAGTTGACCATATCAAAGGAGGTGATTTTCTGAACCTCTTTGATAATGTTTGTGTCATGAGGGGCAACCACTTGTGCGCCATCTTCCCAGTAAGCCTTATAGCCATTGTATTCTTTGGGATTATGGGAAGCAGTAATCATTACACCACTTTTGCATCCATAATGCCTTACAGCAAAAGAAAGCATTGGGGTAGGTCGCATTTCTTTAAAGTATAGAACTTTAATTCCATTAGCTGTTAGTACGTTGGCAGTAGTCGTAGCAAATAATGTGTTGTTAATTCTGCTATCATGAGTTATTGCAACCTTGATGTCCTCACCGGGAAAACACTTTAATAAATAATTGGCTAGTCCCTGCGTTGCCATCCCAACAGTATAAACATTCATCCTGTTGGTACCCACACCCATCAAGCCTCTTAATCCTCCAGTCCCAAATTCTAGATCTCGATAAAATGAATCCAACAGTTCGGATGGATTTTCATCGATCAACTTCTTAATTTCATTCTTTGATTCTTCATCAATGTTTCCATCTAGCCAACTTTGGGCTTTCGATAGAGTAGCAGGATCTATTACGCTCATATGTTAAAAATTACTTTGAATTCTAAGT
Above is a window of Algoriphagus machipongonensis DNA encoding:
- a CDS encoding deoxycytidylate deaminase; protein product: MEKPDFDDIFMELAVNLAKRSHCIKKHVGAVLTKETRIISIGYNGPPAGTHNCDDEFPENGCARDSKGSCSLALHAEQNAILYAVKNNTSVEGSTLYVTLAPCLACARIIFSMGISKVVYLFSYAEYKGIGTDEGVDFLRKFGIKVDRYTKEILVHDELI
- a CDS encoding Gfo/Idh/MocA family protein; translated protein: MSKKDKNSSNSRRDFMKTSATALAGFYIVPRHVLGGPGFIAPSDKLRVASVGVGGMGGGDVRGIYGTGKVDMIALCDVDDSRAKQSVEAHPKAKYYKDFRVMLENEENNIDAVSVSTPDHMHAVIAMMAMKMGKHVYVQKPMAHDIYEARMLTEAASKYKVVTQMGNQGSSGDGVRKMVEWYDAGLIGEATKVYSWTNRPVWPQGIPWPEKGQTPPKDLDWDLWLGTAPYKDYVENLVPFNWRGWWDYGTGALGDMACHIMEPPFRVLGLGYPKSAECSVGSVYVGEFQQGYFPESCPPSSHITLRFDRPGKEDLEFHWMDGGIQPTRPEELEANEQMGDGGNGVIIEGTKGKMMCSTYGINPQLLPTSKTKDINVPETLYRVPKGDQGHYANWVEACIGGYGSKEFDLLSSPFSVAGPLTESVLMGNLAIRSYDYRAPRKENQNQFDYPGRGIKLLWDGENMKITNFEPANQFVKRQYQGDYSL
- a CDS encoding glycerate kinase family protein; this translates as MKILVAPNAFKGTLSAFEAGRIICDQLKIKYPEAIIQLTPIADGGDGTCQLLSESLGLKPSHRWSLGPLGRPAKGVFFLKDESAYLDVSKVSGLGLLASNELDVKTASTFGTGLLIREAVKAGAKEIVLGLGGSATVDLGIGILQALGIQFLDQNGREVIPFSPDFLKRVMHVQRSPTLPKIEFTLLCDVKNSFLGSEGAIPVYGPQKGLANEDLASYEAQCTRLLKLMYKKTNRDFIDKSGFGAAGGIAAGLSAFFDVKIAFGASYIFNALSIDKDIKDADLIITGEGRYDSQSRSGKACYELLQLAKKYQKEIYLITSGDEGFDEGFSKVLQLPDLDFNSPDFKKKAARNLEAVCSKQWFS
- a CDS encoding response regulator, with the protein product MLTIVLIDDDPISTFVTEKLISKNVTEPCQFFKYQSAKEALREIYEIKPNYLFLDLNMPEMTGWDFLDTFDIAKNNAKIYILSSSVDERDINKASEYQFVKDYLSKPLIKKCIKSIFN
- a CDS encoding DUF4136 domain-containing protein; protein product: MISKKYSSLLLLFLLIFSSCSSIEIFKENTETPIQKRYQSFVLVNQEVGMRGFKAQFIDKKVQIRIQELLEAEGLTYDKENPDLVIRYTSNEEPRERTTTNYPSSPYWGYRVWDPWAYSNFRNDYGPKTTNYELLQVIVDFIEPSQDKFIMTLTGVTEVSSKKSKEKKVIKSVDKIMEKFIFDMSTETQSVRR
- a CDS encoding alanine/glycine:cation symporter family protein, with the protein product MGDLIISFSNWIWGTPMLIMLMGGGLILFFHSGLLPFRKIGHSIRLLSGKYDDDLAPGQITSFQALSSAIAATVGLGNISGVAIAINMGGPGAIFWMWVSAFVGMATKYYTCTLAIMFRGKDSSGEIQGGPMYVIQEGMGKKWKFLSVIFCTAGILGLLAIFQANQLTAVIRAVLLIPAGLDGGETSRFVLAGVDLGQSTRWILGVSMMVLVAIVILGGIKRIASVASKMVPFMVALYFITVIMIVFKYIGDVPEMLWFIVEDAFTGKAIAGGAVGAVIVTGARRAAFSNEAGIGTAPMVHGASKNNEPVREGLIAMLGPFIDTIVVCTLTALVIMLTGVWQTTEHDGVRLTLNAFEMALPGFGKYLLMVAVLVFALSTMFTYSYYGHKCFNYLFGASKADYYNYFYLATIVLGAVASLEVVISLVDGMYAIMAIPTMISTLYLAPKVKAASVDYFKRMKNV
- a CDS encoding beta-N-acetylhexosaminidase, which codes for MRKPVLGLVTLISAVLFSCQKPLSELESAAIIPLPSSIVAGHGSFELNSGSAIQIIGNSEGLQGLGEVLASRLKPATGFDLPVNADGGDIQLELLGGEESEAYTLVVEEDLIKITANSEAGLFYGIQTLVQLFPVAIENNSITEASWTVPAGKIVDQPEYGYRGSMLDVARHFFTVDDVKYYIDEMAKLKLNSLHLHLTDDQGWRIEIKSWPNLTTIGGKSEVGGGDGGFYTQEDYKEIIAYAAKNYITVIPEIDMPGHTNAALASYGELNPGVNLPDGDFSTMNEGEIDFDILDGDPKAAEIYTGIEVGFSTLATNKEITYQFVEDVIREISEMTPGPYFHIGGDESHVTEKDDYIEFVERVQKITAKYGKTSIGWDEIATTELLKGNVAQFWALAENAKLAIEQGNQVLMSPAKKAYLDMQYDSTSRLGLHWAAYIELDSAYIWDPENYDPGIKKQDIFGIEAPLWTETIETREDLNYMVFPRIAAIAEIAWTPSEKREWSDFQKRIAVQGKRWDINGIGLYKSPKVEW